From the genome of Vitis riparia cultivar Riparia Gloire de Montpellier isolate 1030 chromosome 11, EGFV_Vit.rip_1.0, whole genome shotgun sequence:
AAAGGATATTAAATTGCCATGTCTTGACCTCAAAGTTGCAGGTCAGGGGAAGAAGGGACGGTAGCTAGTTTCATCAAATTCGAAGCAGATTTTCCAGTCTATAATGTTTTAATGAAAAACTAAATCTATAATATGCTGCCAACTCAAATGTATAAAATAGTAATCAGCTTTGGATCATCTGTGCTGGTGCAACTATGAAAGAAGAAAGGTGCAAAGAAAACTCACCTGGAGCAGTGTACCCAAAGGTGCCTGCAAATGAGGTCCAATTGGAGCAGTCAGGCTTTAAAAGCCTTGCTGTGCCAAAGTCCGATACATGACCTTCGTATTCAGAATCCAGTAAAACATTGCTACTGGAAATATCCCTATGAATTATAGGGGGTGAGCAATCGTGATGCATGTAAGATAATGCCTCCGCGACACCTTTCACAATATTCAGCCTCATGCTCCAGTCCAATTCCAATGCTTCTTCCTCATTGCTTAGAATGTGTCTTAGGCTTCCCTTTTCCATGaactcataaattaaaaatgtgtgTTCTGCATGTGAACAAAACCCGTAGAGTTTCACAATGTTGCGATGTCTCATTTCTGTTAAAGCACGAATCTCAGCAGTAAAAGCTTTCAAATCAGCCATCCCCCCATCTTGTTGTGGATGAAACTTTTTCACAGCAACAACTCTACCAGTTGGTAGCTCGGCCTTATAAACTGTTCCATATCCTCCCCCACCAATGCAATATTTCGAATTGAACTCCGAAGTTACCTTGATGATGTCTTCATACAACATCTCTCCATCATGGCCCCATATTGCAAATAGATCTTCACAAGAAGTCTCTCTTGACTTGTGTTTTCTGAACCTCACCCTTcgacaaagaagaaaataaagtccCACGAAAACGAAGAGAAGAAATAGAATGCTCGAGATAAGGATTATgatcaaaatcacaattttatGGTCCTTCTCACTAGCTTTGTTCTCTATAGAGGAGATACAGGCCATCAGAACAGCAGCAGTTCCACACAAACCACTATTGTTTCTAAGTGCCTCAAACGAAGCCTCTCGAAAGGCTTTGATGTTGGGAAGAGGACCCTCTAATTGGTTGTAAGATATATCAACAGAACTAAGGCCCAGCATATCCTTGAATGTGGATGGTATAGAACCAGAGAGTCCATTATGAGAGAGGTTCAATATTTCTAGGTTCTGCAATTTGCCAAGCTGCTGTGGTATTTCTCCTGTAAGCATATTTTCACTAAGATCGAGACTTCCAAGAGAGATCATATTGCCGATCTCAGATGGAATGCtttcttcaaaattattcttgcTCAAATTCAAGTGCAATAATTTCCAACACTCTCCCAGTTGTTTAGGAATTGAGCCACTTAAGTTGTTTGATGCCAAGTTAAGATGTTGAAGATCAGATAGCATTCCCATTTCCAAAGGAAGGTTGCCTGAAAGTTTGTTGTTACTCAGAGCCAAATCAAACAATAATGTCAAGCTACCCAATTTCTTTGAAATGTCCCCGTGTAGACCATTTGAAGATAAGTCAAGTACATGTAATCGAGCTGCATTCCCAAGCTCAGGAGGAATTGTACCAGAAATATTATTGTTGGAGATTTTCAAGAATGTCAAGTTTTTGCATAGTCCCCATTTATAAGAAAGCTCACCATACAAATTGTTGTAACTTAAATCAATATAATTTAAGTTTGGATATATACCAAGATCCTCTGATATATTTCCAGTAAGTTGGTTGCTTTCAAGCCTAACTCTGAAAAGTGTGGAGCAGTTTCTCAAGCTCTTTGGGATAGGGCCAGTGAAATTATTGTTATGAGctgtaaaattttcaagagCTCCACCGAGGCATATTTGTTGCGGCAAATGGCCACTGAATTTATTCTCACCCAATTGCAAAACTTTCAAATGAATAAGATTATTCATTTTTGAAGGAATGGGGCCAGAAAGTTTGTTATTAAGGAAGCACAAAACGGTTAAATTGACCAATTTTCCCAGGGAAGAAGGGATTGGACCCGTGAAACTATTATTCGTCAAACTTAGACAGGTAAGAGATCTTAGCTGTCCAATTTCCCAAGGGATGGACCCGAAAAGTTTGTTACCAGTAAGGGATAGGGTGGTCAAGTTGctcaagtttcctatggaaTGAGGGATTGTACCATTGAGATTATTATATGAAAGATCAACAATGATAAGGGATTTTAAGAGTCCAATTTCTGAAGGAATAGAACCAGAGAGTTGGTTATGGTGAAGGTACAAAGCAGCCAAGTTTCCCAAGTTTCCTATGGAAGCAGGAATTGAACCTACCAGATGATTGAAGGACAAACCAAGGTAGGTGAGTTTGGAAAGTTTACTAACGTGGGTGGGAATGGTTCCATAGAATGAGTTGTTATAAAGATTGAAACTAAGGAGGTTGGAGAATGATGAGAAACTGAGATTTTGGAGTGTACCTCTCAAACCAAAACCGCTAAGGTTTAAGTGCGTGACGCTTCCGGCCTTCGGCTTCCAACAAGCAATCCCAACCCAATTGTTGCAAGGGCTGCTTCCAAACCAAGAAGACAGGAAGGTTTGGCTTTCGTTATCAAGGCTGGCTTTCCACCTTAGAAGAGCCACTGCTTCGTTTCTTTCTTGTGTCTCTCCTCCAACCAAAGGGGAACCCCAAACATGTGAATTATAGAGAAGAGCTAGAACAAGGATGAATAAGGAAGCCATGAGTTGGGTCATGACCATAGAATTGGAAGAATGGGTGAGGAGTTTAGCTTGATGTAGAGACATTTATACACGAAATGGAGGggattttggaaaagaaaaatacaatattttttaaaatttgaccgTTGAAAATCTATCCTCCAATATACTTGGGCCATGGAAATTTGGTGGCAATAACATGCTGTCTTCCAAGAAAGATAGCCCTGGGATATTCTTCTTCCTTATGCATTAATGAAATCCATCTACCTTAGAGCtgtatttttgtttcatttaatagataaaaatgaCATGATTAATTGTGACAGGATTGGTTGTAAGAGATAAAAATGCATTAATGAAAAAGCATTGATAcccttttcatcatttttttttttcttttaacatttgaatAAGTTGGCTATCATTGACTATTGGGAAAAGAAAAGTGACAAAATAAAGGGAGAATTATCCAATAGGGTGGGCTGAGTTGGAATAATTACAGGAAAGGGTAGTCTCTGATAATTATTGGGGAGGATAATAATAGGTTTAAATGTCAAAACTGTCCTTCaactaaaacttttataattcaAAGCATTTACAGCACTTCTCTTTATTTGTCAAGACATTTATCGTACGTGGGCCTcacatttattgtaattattggcgtttaaattttaaatcaaaattttgggtttgacccttacaattattatatataatgatagtataattttttatttaaatttactatttaaaacaaaaatacttctaaaacatattttcaaaatgtcatttttttttgcatttttttttattctaatttttaattttattaagaaaaaaataagttttataattatataataaaaatgatgataatatatatatatatatatatatatatatatatatatatatatatatatatatatatatatatatatttaattttaaattgataaattatgtttttgtattaaattcaaggaagataaaatgtttaaatGTTCATTCAGattatctaaaaagaataagaaaatgatggagaatgtttaatcattttttattttttataataaaataatttttaaaaatatatatgattttgtttcctttgcatagtgttttttttcttaattttcatatatatatatatatatatatattctcaatgCATCAAGTGGATGATATTAATACATTTGATACGTTGAATATTAATGAAGTATAAAAAGTTATCTtcaagattattacttttattataaaatacaggtactacaaaaatatgttataattacaatataaatatacttacattacaatacattacaataaaacctaattagaaaaattttgaaatttttttataaaaatgataattttgtatgatcGTACCATATATCACaacatacttatattataaataatttttgaaaccaaataaaatactaatttgaattcacgagactcatagtttatatatatatatatatatatatatatatatatatatatatatatatatatctatatctatatacacacacacaaaaattattagataattTCAATGCATTGGATgaatgttgttaatatattgataCGATGTATTAATAGCAATAGGGTATGAATAagcatttttagaattattacttttataatgaaatataggtaCGACATAAATGAATTATacttacaatacaaatacactatcattacaatataatttaatttatttttgtttaattttttcacgtGCTATATTACCTAATGAATAATTAtgagttattccatttaatagTTGTGTGTTAGTcgattgaatatttatatattattcagtTGATGAGTGCtcgtaaaaaaataattattcattcaattatggtaacaaagtttttaattgtatgttccatatataaaacaatataataaccttaggatatgatttttatttatgagatattgaaattttttttttataaggttctttaaaaaatctcaattttttttaaaaaaaaaatagcaaatttttaaacaatcaCTTGATTGTTCAAAAGTGAATAGCAATTTTTTCGGGCATGAGAAATGTACTATTGATTACTTCATTGACagtatcaaatttatttataaataatatagaaaacatattaagGGTAAAATTGTCTTCTAAAAATCCTTGAGATGAAAGAGTCTTTCTAGTAGTTATTTGATCCAACCTAGCCTATTGGGTAattctccaaaaaataaaaataaaaattaaatatttcttaattcaaCCACAACCACTACCAGCcaaatgtaaaataatatagTATAGAAAATTAATAGCATCCTAAATAAACTAGAAGATTTGAAAACTCTTCAAAGCTTTCTAGGATTGTTAAATCATGTTAAACCTTATATTGAAAATCTTAGTTCATTAGCTAGACCTCTTTataacaaaaccaaaaatattttaaccaagaagatattaaattcgtacaaaaaataaagcaatgCGTAAAGCATCTTCCAACATTACATTTACCCTTTGAAAGTGAATGTAAGATAGTCTAAATTGATGCAAGCCAAACAGGAAGGGTAGACACACTTTTAACACTAACAAATAGTGATGAAGAAAAACTTTTAGATATTGTAGTGGAACCTTAATTCTAGCACAACAAAATAGATATCACTCTCTGATGAAGACTATGTAGAAAAGAAATGTTCTCTCATTTTCCATCCTACTCTATTCAAATGATTATAACTTACAACTAATTGTCCCCATCACTAACTCAACTAACTAAAATCAAGAGACATAAGAGACAAAGCTATAGACAATATTTTAGCACAATCCAATGGTACAAAACAAAGATCAAGAAGATTGATCAAGACTTCTCGGAAGTGATTCTATATTTGACCAACTCTATTTAGGTAGCTATAGAATGAAATAAACAACTCTAATCAACAATCTCATCATCCAAAATGAAAAACTACAAGTGATGAGCCAACTGATTAAGTTTTAGCTTAAATGAACCACATATCACAAAGATTTATTTCTTAGATGAAAGCAActccttcaatttcttcttctgaTTTCTCTCTTACTCTTCTCTCTTTTTACTCTTAAAACCAGTAAAACTACTCTCTTCTTACTTGGTATTCAATGAAGTCAATCCTTTTTAGGGTTCTCATAAAACCCTACACTAAAAGACAAATATGCCCATATCATATGGACTTTGTTGCATTTGACATATTTGAGACATCCTCTACATGAAAGGGAAACCCAACCCAACAAAGATAACTCCATACCCCTCTTTGGATTCCCATAACACGAAAATAGCTTTACAATTATACAACTCCACATGGTAAATGCACACAATGTGCAACACCTTTAACAACCCTCTAATAAATGACCTACATCATCGCCAGTGCACACTCCATTGAAGGGTTCATGCTCATACTTATTAGTTTCTAAGAAATGAAGAATTCATgaatccttttcttttctttctaaacTTTTAAGAGTTCTCTATGTTGTTTTCACCAAGAAACTAACCTAACCCTAACCTAAATCAAGTGTTAACCGAATCCTAATATGTCCATGAGATACAACATTATTTAGGGAGAAAGGAAGacaaatcaaagataaaaagacatggagaaagaaagggaaagaaagaaactaATAGTCACATGTCCCTATTGTAAATACCAAtataactaaaaatgaaaaccaaaaaagaaagattataATGCTTTTTTAACATCGTTGGTTGCCTATGTTTTGTCAAATTTTTAGGAAATATATACATCAAACCAAGAAAGAGTTTCAATTTTTAGTTATCCTCCTTTGGCAATTTAGTTGGTTTTCTTGTCttaaaatgaagtaaaaaaaaataaataaataaagcaatgAATTATAATGAGTTAATTAGAAGATACTTTGTATACATtacaagaaaattatatatatatatttaatgagATTGTGGAAAGAAGTATGTATTCTTTTAGCTGTGTTTTGTTCCTTAAATATCAATTACTAGCCTAATAAATGATCCTTAAGCCAAATacaaagatattttaaatttatattcatttcatCAACATAGACGATGATGTTTATTTAAAAGCCGAAATCTTTTGTTGCCCAAAAAATATGTGGAATTCTATACTCACTAGgcattttattcattattttattataaatattaatacacACCATCATTGAGTACCAAATCGAGATGATATTCAATGAAGTTTAGTTTAGAGAAAAGTTAGTttgctttctctttttattatatcttttttcttctattttattcatACATATTCCATCTTAATTCTTATTTATGGTCTTCTTCCCCTCCTTTctcttatcattcttttttttttttttttttttttcaaatttcataaaaaataaaaaataaataaaaaaaaaagaatttttttcatcatatacaACAATTCCAGCAAAGAGAAtccaataataaataaaataaagaacacTTGGCAATTCAATGAAGCAAAGACTTACTAATTAATGTAGTCCCTAGAGCCTCACCTTAACTTTCTGGATCTTAAATCTAACCTCATTAGTTGTAACATGCATATACTAACAAGGAACTTTTTAGGCTAGTATTTTAGTGCAATATAACTTTAATAAGAAGGTAACTCTAAAAAAGtgacaaagagaagaaaaagaccATATTAATTAGGTTGCAAAAAACCATCTAggatatataattataaaatacatttttccaAGCCCAAGATATGCATCAAATTTTCGAGTAATAAGCATGTCAATCTATTAGTTATTTAAAAAGCATAGCTACTAATAGTACTAGTAATTTGAGGATGACTAGATTGAGACCTCTTTAGTTGCACACACGACTCATGAAGCACCATGGAATCCCTAGTGTCAACTTTAGAAATAGAACCTAAAAATGACTACTAAAGACGAATTATTTCATCATCTCTAATCTCCCTTAGGAATGACACTTGAGTCATTAGGCTATTTATACTTCAAGTTGCTCCTTATATTTGCGGACATTGTGGCCTACCAAATTTTGAACCAATTGATGGGTATATTGACAAGactttaaataaaagaaaggttGTATTTAGAAGTTTGTGTGGTGGTTGTGATATTCATGACAAACTAATAAATTCTTTCCactatttcattaatttttatttacataatcaACCTCTCCACCCTAAAATTTTCTTACTTTTGTTggtgttttttatttgttaatgttagatttttgtttttgtttgttgggAAATAGCTTGTTTAGGATAAACTTGGATAGGCTTAATTGGACTAGCTAGGCATAATATTAGATCTTTGGTTGAATCCATATACACCCTCtctaataaattgaaaatggtCAAATATGGAAGTAACCACGAAGTGAATGAGGGGAAACACACTCCAAATTCAAATACTTTCGATAGTATTTACAACCACTCATGGCTAGTATACCATTTTTCACCATCATGGCTTATAATGCCCAATCCTTCCTCATTCAGCCAAATGTGATCCAACTAGTATCTCACAATTCCCAGTTCCATACGGTAAAATTTTCATATACACCCTAAGAAATTTGAACAAGTATGTAGAAGATTATAAGAGTTGAATTGGAATATAGATGTTACCAATCACCTAAAATGCTTTCCCTATGCATTGAAGGACAAGGAAATGATGTAGCTCAAGTGTCTCAAGCCTTGTTTTATAAGAATGTGGCCTAATAGTCaaatgaagtttttgaaaaGATACTTAATTTCCCTTTAAATGTATATCTATTGTTAGAAAGAAatttatgcttttaaaaaagaatgaaaacatGTCATTAGTTATATGATTGTTGGGGAAGCTATTAGGAACTAATAAATCCATGCCCTGGTGATGGATTCAAGTCATGGTGAATGATATATTTCTTAACAAATACACCAATTTGTTGAAATAATGTGTAATAGGTAGTTTATGAATGCGGATCCTAACAAAGCCTACGACTTCCTTGAGTAATTAGATGAAAGCTCTTAAGCATTAGGTTTTCAAAAATCTAAGGACATTGTTCAATAGAAAGAAGGCAGCATGTGACTCATGTGAAAGACAAGTTTAATGTGAGTAAGAAAAATAGCATTAGTGCAATTTGGCTTCCTTGGCAAGAAGGATATAAgccacaaaagaaaaatagatgaaatgaaAAGTGTTATTGTTAATACTAATAAAGTTGAACATGTTCTTAGTGATACTGTTTCACACATAACTCACTATTTACATGCGAGCTTTGTATCAAAGAAGGCTTTAAAATGAGTTAGTAAATGTTATAGGAGCATTTTAAAAGCCCCACTAAAACTCTTTTTTCAAATACAAATGACACATAACTACCCAAATTTTAGTTGGAAATATTAGGATAGagtccttaaaagcatgacatgatgtaataaatttggaatttattatttatttaattatatttccattgcacttttatctatccttgtTTCATGCATTGCACTTTATGAGAATTCTGACCTACATCTCTTGTATTGTATATAACTTAGGTGTATCATGAGTTGcataaaaaatccaaatatttagTTCCTTGCAAGTTGATGATTTGTTTATAGTTGGTTCATAAACTTAGGCAATCTATTTGagtatagtgcactacctcctaattaaagGAATGGTTGTTCTTAACCATCGGAATGGGGTTCTATGGTAAGTGTACTAGTGTATATGTTTACATATTAGACAAGACCTAAGGTGAGTCATGACCTAAGGCTATtaggtagtcatgacttcaccaagctactatctatattatctctcaaccttaagagaatattgaattTGTGTCAAAGTTagagtggctttgacctatgagtgagagCCTAAAGTGATCATACATTCCTTATATATGGATTAGATCACCATTTATGGAAGCTAGTAGCAATAGGT
Proteins encoded in this window:
- the LOC117924898 gene encoding MDIS1-interacting receptor like kinase 2-like isoform X2 — its product is MTQLMASLFILVLALLYNSHVWGSPLVGGETQERNEAVALLRWKASLDNESQTFLSSWFGSSPCNNWVGIACWKPKAGSVTHLNLSGFGLRGNLPLEMGMLSDLQHLNLASNNLSGSIPKQLGECWKLLHLNLSKNNFEESIPSEIGNMISLGSLDLSENMLTGEIPQQLGKLQNLEILNLSHNGLSGSIPSTFKDMLGLSSVDISYNQLEGPLPNIKAFREASFEALRNNSGLCGTAAVLMACISSIENKASEKDHKIVILIIILISSILFLLFVFVGLYFLLCRRVRFRKHKSRETSCEDLFAIWGHDGEMLYEDIIKVTSEFNSKYCIGGGGYGTVYKAELPTGRVVAVKKFHPQQDGGMADLKAFTAEIRALTEMRHRNIVKLYGFCSHAEHTFLIYEFMEKGSLRHILSNEEEALELDWSMRLNIVKGVAEALSYMHHDCSPPIIHRDISSSNVLLDSEYEGHVSDFGTARLLKPDCSNWTSFAGTFGYTAPELAYTLEVNDKTDVFSFGVVTLEVLMGRHPGDLISYLSSLSLSSSSPSSSTSYFSLLKDVLDPRLSPPTDQVVEDIVFAMKLAFACLHANPKSRPTMRQVSQALSSKQKPHQQQQQQVSSSASQPSSSTSASQLPAEPPILLTDSSYAN
- the LOC117924898 gene encoding MDIS1-interacting receptor like kinase 2-like isoform X1; translated protein: MTQLMASLFILVLALLYNSHVWGSPLVGGETQERNEAVALLRWKASLDNESQTFLSSWFGSSPCNNWVGIACWKPKAGSVTHLNLSGFGLRGTLQNLSFSSFSNLLSFNLYNNSFYGTIPTHVSKLSKLTYLGLSFNHLVGSIPASIGNLGNLAALYLHHNQLSGSIPSEIGLLKSLIIVDLSYNNLNGTIPHSIGNLSNLTTLSLTGNKLFGSIPWEIGQLRSLTCLSLTNNSFTGPIPSSLGKLVNLTVLCFLNNKLSGPIPSKMNNLIHLKVLQLGENKFSGHLPQQICLGGALENFTAHNNNFTGPIPKSLRNCSTLFRVRLESNQLTGNISEDLGIYPNLNYIDLSYNNLYGELSYKWGLCKNLTFLKISNNNISGTIPPELGNAARLHVLDLSSNGLHGDISKKLGSLTLLFDLALSNNKLSGNLPLEMGMLSDLQHLNLASNNLSGSIPKQLGECWKLLHLNLSKNNFEESIPSEIGNMISLGSLDLSENMLTGEIPQQLGKLQNLEILNLSHNGLSGSIPSTFKDMLGLSSVDISYNQLEGPLPNIKAFREASFEALRNNSGLCGTAAVLMACISSIENKASEKDHKIVILIIILISSILFLLFVFVGLYFLLCRRVRFRKHKSRETSCEDLFAIWGHDGEMLYEDIIKVTSEFNSKYCIGGGGYGTVYKAELPTGRVVAVKKFHPQQDGGMADLKAFTAEIRALTEMRHRNIVKLYGFCSHAEHTFLIYEFMEKGSLRHILSNEEEALELDWSMRLNIVKGVAEALSYMHHDCSPPIIHRDISSSNVLLDSEYEGHVSDFGTARLLKPDCSNWTSFAGTFGYTAPELAYTLEVNDKTDVFSFGVVTLEVLMGRHPGDLISYLSSLSLSSSSPSSSTSYFSLLKDVLDPRLSPPTDQVVEDIVFAMKLAFACLHANPKSRPTMRQVSQALSSKQKPHQQQQQQVSSSASQPSSSTSASQLPAEPPILLTDSSYAN